The sequence below is a genomic window from Ipomoea triloba cultivar NCNSP0323 chromosome 2, ASM357664v1.
AGACAAGagaccaaactttttaaagcgaAAAAGCGCACCAAAGCGATGAGCCCGGGCTTTGCTTTAAAGCGAAAGCGCAAAGCGAAGCGTCGCTTTTTCACATAAAGCGACGcttcttaaaaaattaatatatagtcAAAATACTCAAATAGTAATGCAAAATAACATAAATAGGAACTCCTcaatatcataataatacaaaGTTTAGTCATCAAAATAGTCATTCAAGCCATTTAGTCATCAAAATATCACATATTCaatattcataataattttaaaacataatttaatacaaaaaaatgaaaaaaaaaataaaaaataaagaaagaaatagaAGTGTAAACAATAAACGCTACTGAGTACTGCCTACTGCCAAGTGTCCAGCCAAGAGTAAGACTCCAAGTCTCCAACTCTATTTTAACATTTCAGTCATCTTCTTCAACTGTTCAACGTAAGAAGAGGACAAAAAACAGAGAGAGAGCGTGAAGCAGCGACGCCGGCGAGGAAGGTTAGCGACAATGATGACTTGCTGTGAGGGTGAGACAGTGAGCAGAGGCGCATAACAGAGGGTTTCGAGAAGTTGAAATGAGGTGAGGTAGAAGGGTTTCGTGAGGGCAGCGATGACTCTCGGTGAAGGTGAGGTAGTGAGCAGAGGGGTGAGGCAGTGAGTAGAGGTTTTTGAGAAGTTGAAATGAGGTGAGGCAGAAGGGTTTTGCGAATCGTCCGTccgttttttgttttgttcgtgtttttttcccttttttgacTGTTGACTTGCGCTCCGCGTGAAAAAGCTCGCTTTTTGGCCGCTTTATCGCTTCGTTTCCTCGCCGGAAAAGCGCATTCAAGCTCACGCTTTCTCACGCTGCTGTGCCTTGCCCAGGCGAGGCGATTAGCCATCGCTCGCGTCGCTTTTGCGCTTTAAGCGCAAAAGCGATCGCTTTTAACAAGTTTGCAAGAGACAATAATAGATAACAATCCTCCTAGGTAAGGTTCAGAATCTTGATCTGTGACTTACACCACCAACTATCTTAACATCCAACCACCACTAAATTCCAGATATAGACATCTAAAACAGCAAACTGCCAGTTCACAACTACGAGTTAAAAccaaatttagtcctctaactataatgatttttctcgatttagtcctaaacaactttttgtgcttaattaggttcTCAACTTCGATGGTTAAATCGataaaaaccactatagtcaatgactaaattgggtaaaactaCTAGAAGCGAAGGCTAACTTGTGTAAAACTACTACAGTCAAAGACTGATTTGAGTACTAATAGAGATGAGATTACCAAGCTATCTTAACAAAGGActcaattgggtaaaaccatcaaagttgatgacctaattaagcacaaaaagtcattcaAGACTATatcgagaaaaaccactatagtcgaggactaaattgggtattaattcTCACAATTACTACATTCCATCCTAATTCCAGGGTTTCTATTACCAGAACCAAGTtcataaatgaaaattaacCAACCATGCCAACTGAACTGATTTTTGACTCAGAGGACTAATCTGTTTTCACAGTCTACAAGAATCTCAAAGATTTAACAATCAATGATCATCATTTACCTCATCATCACCCTCAAATTCTTCATCATCAGCTTCCTGCTGAAAATGTAAAGTAGACAATACACCAAACTGTTACACATGTACATAACCTCCAACCATAAATTGTGGAAAATGACTAGAAAACTAGGAACCTACATTATTGAAGTAAGAGAGAGGGTCGGGCCATAAGTCCTCCCTGATTAACTCAGCAACCTGCACAAACATAAATGATTGGGTTATATTCACTCAAAAAGTCCAGTTAAAAGGGATGTACACAAATATTATTCTTGCAATTTTTGCAGGTAGCCTAAGATCAAAATGTATAAAACATGCACTTTATACCTCATCATGAATGTCATCCATATCTTCATCCTTTTGCTGGGTTTCACTGAACCAAGTAAAGAAGCTGCATTCATGAAAGCCAAGAGGCAGTTTAATGCATCTCACAAatataaacatacatacatacatacatacatacatagttCATCATATGTGGTATAGATGTATGTATATTGACGGATAGAAAGATCAGTATGTACACAATAACCAATATACAAGTTTGCAAGAAGTTTTTTATATCCACTATTCAAtcgtaatttaaaaaattttataaataaataaataaaagaacaaGACAAATctatttttccttcttaaatccattttacatgttaataaATGAGATTCAAGATACaaataaatttgaaacaatgatcagttaaatttttttcatatccACAAATAATTTTTCCTAGACACAATGATTGAGAACAAGCCAAGGAAAAAAAGGAAATCCATGCAATACAATAAGGTGAAGTAATTTCTAAcatgttataacttataactgCTCAAACATGCTACGATTTCTGGGACAGCACATCCATTTTGTGGGTAGGTGGGGAGAACGTTGGAAACAGTATAAGTAACAGTAACTATTGATAATGGCCAATTATACATATCAAGGATATCAATACATCAACTCATCAAGTAGGATATTATGATGCTTTTCTAGTCACATACACTATAAGTACATTAGAAAATATGAACCCTTTACACTGCTAAGTTCTTTTAACAACCACTCTGAGGCAGAAGAACTTGTATAAGATTTGCTTCCTCAATCCCAATTAAAATGATCAACTTATTAACCCTTACCAACATAATTGCGCTACTTCTCATCTTCAATAAATGATACAGTTCAATATGTTTGCAGATTCAAGTTATTTAAATTAATGAGTTACTCCACATTATTCAACACTAATATAAATTTCCTTCTTCATTTCCAATAAATAGAGAGCACATATGGTCCCCTATAATTCATTCTGACTGGTTTCACATGATTGCTCTGTATATTGTTAATGAAGACCTAATACTCAACAGTAAAAACCAAAAGCAGAAAGCAAAGTAGACAGACCTTTCCTCAGGTGGAGGACGCTTATTTCCTTTCTTCTCATTAGCAACTCCGTTTGGGATTTGCTTCACAAGGCAAGCATGGTAATTGGTAAGTAttaaaaaagagtaaaagaCTAACAAAATAAGATAGAGATGTgctacaaagaaaaagaaacaacttACCATGCCTTCTTTCCATTTGATTGGAGTAGCAGTAATTTGTGTTGCACCTTCTTCTTGGAAAGCATAGCTCTTCATGAGCTTTGTATCTTCAAAGTAGGGGTTGGATTTAAAGTTCTAGCAAAAGCAGGAGAGGAAATCAGAAAACATGTGGACAAGTCAAATCTACAAAAGCATCTCAATACCCATTTAAAAGATTCTTAGCAAAAAAACAGGCAACTTATAAgagaatgagagagagagaggctcACAAATATGATTGAATAACCAGATTTGACGTCTTTAGAATCTTCCACTTCAATGGAACTCAGAAACTTGAAAATCTAGCACAGAAGAATGACATGGCAATTTTAGATACAGAAATTcagcaaaagaagaaaaagaatacaCAATGGTTTTCAGTTCTAATTCAGTGTCAAGAAAACACAGATAAACAGTCACCTCTAAAAATTTAACTCCTAATACTGGACTCTACATCAAGAAGTAAGAAAAACAATGTGAATTAATACCTTTTGGTCCTCTTCAGTCAAAAGTTCACTAAGGACTGGATGACTCAAAAACTGCAAGGAATAGATATTAAACAGTTGGTTAGAATACAGATTAAAAATGaggttttaattttcaaatacaGTAGATGAGGAGAGTCACTAACAGCTGTCAACCAAAAATCTGGAATAGCTTTAATTATGTCATTTCGCTTCTGGTAGACAGGCTTGCGTATCTCACTATACTTTTGCTCTACTTCCAAAACCTTATCACTTGCTTCTTCGTTGATCTGTGTAAGGGAGAAAAACAAACCCAAAACAAAAACACATTTAAAACATAACAGGGAGAAAGCCCCTTTGACTTATCCATCTGCACCTCACACTTCATCCTTACATTTCATTCCTATAACAAAAGTATTCAAATATATGTGTGCTTAATATGCCTTATACAGTTACTACACCAAACAGATGCATGTCAGGGCCACATCCCataactatcaacaaaagcatGCATTTATTTAGTCCCTCACTTATTAACTCCTTTGAATGAACACTTCATATAGTTCAATAtacaaaacaaacacaaaatCTGAATTGAGGTCATTCATAATTATCATATGGCAAATCATAACCCAaactataaatacaaaatttttattatgaaaattatatatatatatcaaaaactAATAACAAGAGAATCAACTATAATTGTGTCTGTTTGTGAGAACAGACTTACAGGAAACAACTACTACTCTCAAAACAGCCTTATAGGAAACAACTAGTACTCGAGAAACAGAACAGCCTTACAGGAAAGGCGCGAAACAGAACAAATAGAAATGCTAACACAGAACAATTAAATCTTTAAATTTGTATGATAACTCCATTTCCATAAGCACCTGCTGGACTAAATTTATGGACTGTATGCTTAGATAAGAAAATTAATGAGGCTACATTCAGAAAGAATttgtaattaaacattttaaacaaaaacGGTGACTTCTTGTTctaatttcttttcattttctcaGAGAAATCAAGAACAGTAGAGAAAACTGAGGAAATTAAATATACCTTCTCGAGCTCATCTTGGATCTCTTGAAGCTTTTCGATTGATAGGACGAGCTCTTTGTCAATGTGGTTTTCCTCTTTCTCTTCCACCTTCTGCTTCTTCCCTTTATCCGCcaccattttcttcttcttcttcttcttctgtttcTTCTTTAGAGCTGGGACTCAGGGAGAggcttaaaccctaaaccctccTTCGCTTGCGTTTATATCGACACAAACTCGCGACAAAAGACAAAGGAACTAAAGCGGGGTTAGGGTTTTTCGTAATGAGTGGTACACTATGGTACGTGGCGGTGCATAACGGAGTATGGACGTTTACTAGTGAGAGATTGCCAcgtattatttatttgtatcttttaatataatattactctttataattattatatatttttttaataattttatttttttataaataataataattattattattattgtagttAAAATAATTACTATTTTTAAGAACTAACTTTGTAAATGATTTATGATCATATTCttaaaaaatgaatcaaatattaaaaaattataattttttaatttttagccaaacaaaaaaaaattattcacagacttttaacaaatattttttagaaaataaattattttataaaagtcattttgcaaaaaacattttccatgttTCAAATAGGACCTTAGTGTAACCATTTTTTATTAAGTTATATCCAATTACATTAAAAGATTGTGTTTTATGTTCAATTATATCCAATTACaaccaagcaccttgtgctcagatggcatgtagtgactcacCCATATGGGAAGTAACGTGGCATAGAAGCAAAGCTATGCAGTTGCACGCCCGTGTGACGCCAATGTGGTGAACCCTGATTGCGCGatataaaatcatcattttccAAGGTAGATTAGATTTAGCTCAAAAATTCCTTGAAAGTTTTAGCTTAGTTTGGACAATTGAAGAATAAGGTGTTAAACTTCATGTTTGCTCTTAGATTTGGGTGGATTTCTCCCATTTCAACTTGGAGTCTACAATAGTAAAGTTTTCATAAATTTTCTTGTATTGATTTACTCTATGCTATCTTTTATTATGCATTTTGTTCTTGATAAAATGTCATGCAATAGTGGGTAGTTGATTTAGGGATTTGGATTAGGGTTGTATTGCTTGCTATGTGCTTGAGTATGTAAATCTTGCTTAAAGGTGAAAAAAAACCTCTTTTAAGGTTCATTGTTGTGAAAAAGTGAATTGTTGATCTTGT
It includes:
- the LOC116009741 gene encoding NAP1-related protein 2-like isoform X1 gives rise to the protein MVADKGKKQKVEEKEENHIDKELVLSIEKLQEIQDELEKINEEASDKVLEVEQKYSEIRKPVYQKRNDIIKAIPDFWLTAFLSHPVLSELLTEEDQKIFKFLSSIEVEDSKDVKSGYSIIFNFKSNPYFEDTKLMKSYAFQEEGATQITATPIKWKEGMQIPNGVANEKKGNKRPPPEESFFTWFSETQQKDEDMDDIHDEVAELIREDLWPDPLSYFNNQEADDEEFEGDDEEKGSDGSEDDEEQDGGDDDDEDGDEDED
- the LOC116009741 gene encoding NAP1-related protein 2-like isoform X2 — encoded protein: MVADKGKKQKVEEKEENHIDKELVLSIEKLQEIQDELEKINEEASDKVLEVEQKYSEIRKPVYQKRNDIIKAIPDFWLTAFLSHPVLSELLTEEDQKIFKFLSSIEVEDSKDVKSGYSIIFNFKSNPYFEDTKLMKSYAFQEEGATQITATPIKWKEGMQIPNGVANEKKGNKRPPPEESFFTWFSETQQKDEDMDDIHDEVAELIREDLWPDPLSYFNNEADDEEFEGDDEEKGSDGSEDDEEQDGGDDDDEDGDEDED